In the genome of Streptacidiphilus rugosus AM-16, the window GACCCAGAGGTTGAAAATCGTCATCGCCGGCGGCCACGGCCAGATTGCCCGCCGTCTGGGCAGGCTGCTCGCCGCACGCGGCGACACGGTGAGCGGCCTGATCCGCAACTCCGCGCACCGCGAGGATCTCCTCGCCGACGGAGCCCGGCCCGTCCTCATGGACCTGGAGCACGCCTCGGTCGATCAGGTTGCTGCAGTCCTGAGCGGCGCGGAGGCGGTGGTCTTCGCGGCCGGGGCGGGGCCCGGTAGTGGCGCGGCCCGTAAGCACACCGTCGACCACCAGGCCGCAGTTCTTCTCGCCGACGCGGCGCTCGCGGCCGGGGTTCGGCGGTACGTGATGGTCTCCACCCGCGGTGCGGGCAGCGCGCCGCCGGCCGATGCCGATGAGGTCTGGGCCGCTTACGTTCACGCCAAGACCGCGGCTGACGGGTACCTCATGGCCCAGCAGGGGCTTGGCTGGACGGTGCTGCGTCCTGCGGCACTCACTGATGCTCCTGGAACCGGATCCGTGCGCATCACTGCCGAGCGCAGCGTCGGCCAGGTCACGCGTGACGATGTCGCCCGTGTGCTCCTCGCCCTGATCGACACTCCGGCCACCGCTGGTCTCGTCCTCGAACTGGCCGAAGGCCCTGTCATGGTGGATGACGCGGTCGCGGACGCGGCGAGGCGGCGCGTCGGAAGCCTTCGACTCCCGAACTCTCCCCCATGAATGGGGGGATTCCCTGTCACGCTTCGCGTGGCAACGCTGCGCGGGGGCGTGAGGGTCGGTTCCTGGTTCCTCCCCGTGGGATTGAATCAGCCCTGCCAAATCGGGTTCGTCGGGCGCCAAGGTGACGCACGGTGACGGCAGGGGCTGCTTCCGTGTCCAGTGGTGCTCGATCGCCGAATTGCAGGACGCATCAGCCCCACTTCTGGCCCCTACGCCACCTGATGAGCGCCGCCCGCAACCGCCTCGAGATGATCCCCCCGCTTCATCCTCTGGGAACACATCACCGCCATTGTCGACCTGGCGGCCGCCGCCTGACGCACCACGGGTACCAGGACCACTACGCCCTTCAGCGCGCCGTCAGACGATCAAGTGCCCGACAACGTGACAACGCCCTCAGGAGGTCTGCGTTAGTCGTCGCCGGCGGATGGGTCCAACTCTGGTTCTGACGGCAGGTCCGCCCAACGGGTACCACAGCGGCGCCCGTGCGGCCATCCTTGGTCTTGACGGGAAGCTGGGTCGCTGTCGGGTCCATGCCACTCGCCTCTGACGTCCCAATGCCAACGACAGCCCAGCCATCGAACTGTGGTCCATTGTCCCCTCCTAACACCGAGCACTTCGACTGAGCCCTAATCCCGGCTGATCTCGGACGTGGGGGCGCTGGAACGAAGAGTTGCCTTGTGACCTGTGATGATGATCCACCAGACGAGTGCCCTATGCGAGTTGACGCGCGGGTGCAGAGCAAGGGGGCAGACTGGCGGCACATCGAAACTCCGGTTGGCACAGGCGACTTGGCGGTCACCTGCCCAACCGGAGTTTCGTTCCTTCTGACACGGCCTCGCCAGCCCAGGACCCACCCCTCCGACCTGCAGAGCCACATGATCACCGGGACTTTGAATCAGCCCTGGGTCGCGGATCACCTCTACATCCGTCATCATGGATGACCCGGCGGATGTCGGCTCACGCCGGAAGGCCCGCGTTCGTGCGGGCCCGGGGGCCGGTGTTCGAGCACCGGGCCCTGCGCCGTCCTCTGGCACAGGAGAGAACGGCGCCGCCCCGGGCGGACCCCGATCCCCCGGGGCACCCCCATTGTTTTCAAGCCCCGGGGGCGTGCGGTGTCCGCTGGTCTGCCCAGCTTTTCCACAGGTTCAGGGGTCTCGGGCCCTCGCGGGTCGATGGTCGGGCAGGTCAGCTAGCCGGCGGCGCATGGGCGGCCTGGAAGAGGGCGGCGAAGGCGTGCTGCCAGGGCCATCGCTCCGGTAGGTGGAGAATCAACTTCCGTGCGGTGCAGGCGATTCGGACCGGGACGTGGACCAGGTGTGCGCGCAGTGTCGCGCTGGTGGCCTTCGCCTGGAAGGTTCCGGTGAGTGCTCCGGCGGCTCGCAGCAGATTGTGGGCGATCGCCCAGATGGTGGGCCAGGCCGCGTTGGCCTGGAAGTCGCCGGAGGGCAGGTGTGCGAGTGCGGAGCTCTTGCCGTCCGCGATGACCTGCTCGATCGTGGCGTGCTGCCGGTGCTAATGCTCGGCCTGGAGCATCTCGAACGGGCTGTCGGTGAAGACGGGGTGGTAACGCCAGGCCGTGAACAGCTTGCCCCGCCCGGCCGCCACCTCGGCGTTCAGGCGGCGGACCCGACGCCAGCCGCGCGGCGACCTGCTCGGCCTTCCTGTGGCTGGTGACTGCGGTGTACTCGACCTCGGCGACGTCCGCGTCGGAAACCAGTTCGCCGGTGCCGGGGTCCACGAACGCGTCCGGGTAGCGGATCGGCGTCCAGGCGTCCTCGCCGATCGCGCTGATCGCGGCGGCGACGTGCGGGTTCATTCGCACCGTGAGCGAGAAGCGGGCGTTCGCACCGCGATAAGCGGGCACCACGTCGGCGTCGTAGAACTGGCTGTCCGCGCGGACGACCACGGTGCCGGTCGCTCCGGCCTGCCTTGCTGTGGCCAGGGCCTCGCCGGTGAACGGGCCGGCGCCGCGCGCGTCTGCGGCCTTCCCTCGCCGCAGGCGGACCGCCGCGATCACCGAGCGGGCCAGCGACGTCCGGTGCCCTCGATGCCGATCCGGCGCACGTCGCCGAAGGTGCGCATCCAGGCGAGCAAGGCGCGGTAGCCAGCGCGGGTGGTGGAGAAGGCCTGCGTGCTCAGCAGCTGGTCGTCGGTGTCGATGACGGCGGCCACGTGCAGGTCCTTGTGGGTGTCCACGCCGCCGATCACGGCGCGTGAAGTGGGTGGGATGCTGGCCATGTCGGCTCCTCGCGAGAAACGGGCGCGATGGGTCGGCGCGCGTTCACCGAGGCGAGCGCCTCCGACGAAGCCGCTAAACCCGAAGGCCCAGTTCACAGTATCTGTGACCTGGGCCTCGAAGGAGCCGCCTTCGGGATTCGAACCCGAGGCGGGGTGAAGCCGCTGGTCACGGCTGCTGTTACTGGAGCAACACCCGCAACGGGCCGCGCAGTCAGATCCGCAGGCGCCTCAGGCGGCCGTCCCCGCGCTCTGAAGGCGTCCTGCCCAGGTCGATCCTGCGCCGGAGACGGAGTTCCCCAACGCCAGGGCCGCGCCGCGCACGGCCGCCGCCGCCCGGTCCGGGGAGCGCCAGCCGGAGCGGTCCAGCCAGGCGAGGTGGGCGCGCAGCAGCGTCTTCTCGCCGCGGAACAAGACGCTGGCCGAGGCCTCGGCCAAGCGCTCCAGGTCCAGCAGGCCCGCGGCGTCCAGCTCGGCGAGCTGCGCCTAGCGGTGGTTTGTTGACGGCGGGTCAGGGCCGTAGTAGGCCGGTAGCAGAGGAACGTCGCTTCGCTGCCGGGGAGCTGTGATGACCCGTCGTGTGCCGTGTCCGCCCGCTCCGGGCCCGCTGGAAGCCTACGCCGCTC includes:
- a CDS encoding NAD(P)H-binding protein — its product is MKIVIAGGHGQIARRLGRLLAARGDTVSGLIRNSAHREDLLADGARPVLMDLEHASVDQVAAVLSGAEAVVFAAGAGPGSGAARKHTVDHQAAVLLADAALAAGVRRYVMVSTRGAGSAPPADADEVWAAYVHAKTAADGYLMAQQGLGWTVLRPAALTDAPGTGSVRITAERSVGQVTRDDVARVLLALIDTPATAGLVLELAEGPVMVDDAVADAARRRVGSLRLPNSPP